The following coding sequences lie in one Kitasatospora azatica KCTC 9699 genomic window:
- a CDS encoding RidA family protein has protein sequence MSRDIVRSPDLPVHGPYSPAVRAGELLFVSAQTGLDPATGAVPEGGAAAECRQALANLAQVLAAAGSGLDQVVRTTLFYTDLADLPAINEVYAEVFAIDPPARSAAVVTLAGGRRVSIDAIAVG, from the coding sequence ATGTCCCGTGACATCGTCCGCAGCCCCGACCTGCCCGTCCACGGCCCCTACTCCCCCGCCGTACGCGCCGGCGAACTGCTCTTCGTCTCCGCGCAGACCGGACTGGACCCGGCCACCGGAGCGGTGCCGGAGGGCGGCGCGGCCGCGGAGTGCCGACAGGCGCTGGCGAACCTGGCCCAGGTGCTCGCGGCGGCCGGCAGCGGGCTGGACCAGGTGGTGCGGACCACGCTGTTCTACACCGACCTGGCCGACCTGCCGGCGATCAACGAGGTGTACGCCGAGGTGTTCGCGATCGACCCGCCGGCCCGGTCGGCGGCGGTGGTGACGCTGGCGGGCGGGCGGCGGGTGTCGATCGACGCGATCGCGGTGGGGTGA
- a CDS encoding class I SAM-dependent methyltransferase, with amino-acid sequence MTELDFLRATRTSYDAIAADYTARFVDELAIKPLDRAMLAAFAEYVRAGEPGQVADLGCGPGRVTAHLRGLGLDAFGLDLSPEMVALARRAYPELRFEVGSMTELGGLPDGSLAGIVAWYSIIHLPPAQLPTVLAEFHRILAPGGQLLLAFQVGDEPVHREEGFGRSIDLTFHRRRPEQVVELLAESGLAIRARLVREAAEDGMEKVPQAFLLATKSTKSTKSG; translated from the coding sequence GTGACCGAACTCGACTTCCTGCGTGCCACCCGGACCTCCTACGACGCCATTGCCGCCGACTACACCGCGCGCTTCGTGGACGAGCTCGCGATCAAGCCGCTGGACCGGGCGATGCTGGCCGCCTTCGCCGAGTACGTGCGGGCCGGCGAACCGGGGCAGGTGGCCGATCTCGGCTGCGGGCCGGGGCGGGTGACGGCGCATCTGCGGGGGCTCGGGCTGGACGCCTTCGGGCTCGACCTCTCGCCGGAGATGGTGGCGCTGGCCCGGCGGGCCTACCCGGAGCTGCGGTTCGAGGTCGGGTCGATGACCGAGCTGGGCGGCCTGCCCGACGGGTCGCTGGCCGGGATCGTCGCCTGGTACTCGATCATCCATCTGCCGCCCGCTCAACTGCCCACCGTCCTTGCCGAGTTCCATCGGATCCTGGCGCCGGGCGGACAACTGCTGCTGGCCTTCCAGGTGGGCGACGAGCCGGTGCACCGGGAGGAGGGCTTCGGCCGTTCGATCGACCTCACCTTCCACCGGCGCCGGCCGGAGCAGGTCGTCGAGCTGCTGGCCGAGTCGGGGCTGGCCATCCGGGCCCGGCTGGTGCGGGAGGCCGCCGAGGACGGGATGGAGAAGGTGCCGCAGGCGTTCCTACTGGCCACGAAGAGCACGAAGAGCACCAAGAGCGGCTGA
- a CDS encoding protein-tyrosine phosphatase family protein, whose translation MSADWDTSSTWEPTAAGVLPLPSGRLVRGRALGKPLPPGPQPEFALHLLGHEPPPVPWEARWVRWPDFRLPADPATARAALQEAWTRAETERVELACAGGRGRTGTALACLAVLDGVPSAEAVAYVRHHYSSHAVETPWQRRFVTRFH comes from the coding sequence GTGAGTGCGGATTGGGACACCTCGAGTACCTGGGAGCCGACCGCAGCCGGCGTGCTGCCGCTGCCCTCGGGCCGCCTGGTCCGTGGCCGCGCCCTCGGCAAGCCCCTCCCGCCCGGCCCGCAGCCCGAGTTCGCGCTCCACCTGCTCGGCCACGAACCGCCCCCCGTCCCCTGGGAGGCCCGCTGGGTCCGCTGGCCCGACTTCCGGCTACCGGCCGACCCCGCCACCGCCCGGGCCGCACTGCAGGAGGCCTGGACCCGCGCCGAGACCGAACGCGTCGAACTCGCCTGCGCCGGCGGCCGGGGCCGCACCGGCACCGCCCTGGCCTGCCTCGCCGTCCTGGACGGCGTCCCCAGCGCCGAAGCGGTCGCCTACGTCCGCCACCACTACTCGTCGCACGCGGTGGAGACCCCGTGGCAGCGCCGCTTCGTCACCCGCTTCCACTGA
- a CDS encoding NUDIX hydrolase yields MQLRRSVRAVVLDQDDRILLCRFVIPKPTGPIVVWAAPGGGIEEGETLLAALRRELSEEVGLTVDADPPHVWHQQVIDPGHAAGYDGVVNDYFLVRTTTFHPRGALSDDQLAAENITGFRWWPLPEIAAHPGPDLFSPRDLATPLAALIADGAPPVPLPLGL; encoded by the coding sequence GTGCAACTACGACGCTCGGTCCGCGCGGTCGTCCTCGACCAGGACGACCGCATCCTGCTCTGTCGGTTCGTCATTCCCAAGCCGACCGGGCCCATCGTCGTGTGGGCCGCGCCCGGCGGCGGCATCGAGGAGGGCGAGACCCTGCTCGCCGCCCTGCGCCGCGAACTGTCCGAGGAGGTCGGGCTGACCGTCGACGCCGACCCGCCGCATGTCTGGCACCAGCAGGTCATCGACCCCGGCCACGCCGCAGGCTACGACGGAGTGGTCAACGACTACTTCCTCGTCCGCACCACGACCTTCCACCCCCGGGGCGCCTTGTCCGACGACCAACTCGCCGCCGAGAACATCACCGGCTTCCGCTGGTGGCCCCTGCCCGAGATCGCCGCCCACCCCGGCCCCGACCTCTTCTCCCCCCGCGACCTGGCCACCCCCCTGGCTGCCTTGATCGCCGACGGAGCGCCACCAGTGCCGCTACCACTCGGACTGTGA
- a CDS encoding NADPH-dependent F420 reductase, translating to MKIAVLGTGEVGRRLATKLASLGHAVTLGSRTADNADATQWAAESGGEHGTFAQAAAGADLVVNATGGMVSLVALEAAGAENLNGKVLIDVANALDFSEGFPPKIVQPEGISLGEQIQQAFPQARVVKTLNTMGNALMVDPSRVPGHHTVFLSGNDDAAKAEVAQLLQSFGWTPAQITDLGDLSSARGTEQFVSLWLRLYGSLGSPDFNIAVIKP from the coding sequence ATGAAGATCGCGGTCCTGGGAACCGGTGAGGTCGGCCGTCGGCTGGCCACCAAGCTCGCCTCGCTCGGGCACGCCGTCACGCTCGGCTCCCGGACGGCGGACAACGCCGACGCGACTCAGTGGGCCGCCGAGAGCGGCGGTGAGCACGGCACCTTCGCCCAGGCCGCCGCCGGCGCCGACCTCGTGGTGAACGCGACCGGCGGGATGGTCTCGCTGGTCGCCCTGGAGGCGGCGGGAGCCGAGAACCTGAACGGCAAGGTGCTCATCGACGTCGCCAACGCGCTCGACTTCTCCGAGGGCTTCCCGCCCAAGATCGTGCAGCCGGAGGGCATCAGCCTCGGCGAGCAGATCCAGCAGGCGTTCCCGCAGGCCCGGGTGGTCAAGACGCTCAACACGATGGGCAACGCCCTCATGGTCGACCCCAGCCGGGTCCCCGGTCACCACACCGTCTTCCTCAGCGGCAACGACGACGCCGCCAAGGCCGAGGTCGCCCAACTGCTCCAGTCCTTCGGCTGGACCCCCGCCCAGATCACCGACCTCGGCGACCTCTCCAGCGCCCGGGGCACCGAGCAGTTCGTGTCACTCTGGCTGCGCCTGTACGGATCCCTGGGCTCGCCGGACTTCAACATCGCGGTGATCAAGCCGTAG
- a CDS encoding S53 family peptidase translates to MFSSPTSARVRQLAFALTGTAALAVSSLAAAAPASATGNTVYTKGGTSWVRSCETLAAGDTMACHALKVTSTVQHVSPLGVTPNATPSGFGPSDLLSAYKLPANGGAGQTIAIVDAYNDPNAESDMAVYRAQYGLPACTTANGCFKKVSQTGSTTNLPANNSGWAGEISLDLDMVSAIAPNAKIILVEAKTASMTNLGTAVNEAVKLGAKFVSNSYGGGESSADTSYDSSYFNHPGVAITVSAGDSAYGAQYPAASKYVTSVGGTALKRDSSARGWSESVWSTSSTEGTGSGCSAFDAKPTWQKDTGCAKRTISDVSAVADPATGVAVYQTYGGSGWAVYGGTSASAPIIAGVYALAGTPSAGSVPASFAYSHTSALNDVTSGSNGSCSPSYLCTAGAGYDGPTGLGTPNGLAAFTG, encoded by the coding sequence TTGTTCAGCTCCCCCACGTCCGCCCGGGTCCGTCAGCTCGCGTTCGCGCTCACCGGCACCGCGGCCCTCGCTGTCTCCAGCCTCGCCGCCGCCGCGCCGGCGAGCGCGACCGGCAACACCGTCTACACCAAGGGCGGCACCTCCTGGGTGCGTTCCTGCGAGACCCTGGCGGCCGGTGACACCATGGCCTGCCACGCGCTGAAGGTCACCAGCACCGTCCAGCACGTCAGCCCGCTCGGCGTCACCCCCAACGCGACGCCGTCCGGCTTCGGCCCGAGCGACCTGCTGAGCGCCTACAAGCTGCCCGCCAACGGCGGCGCCGGCCAGACGATAGCCATCGTCGACGCCTACAACGACCCCAACGCCGAGTCCGACATGGCGGTCTACCGCGCCCAGTACGGCCTCCCGGCCTGCACCACGGCGAACGGCTGCTTCAAGAAGGTCAGCCAGACCGGCAGCACCACCAACCTGCCGGCCAACAACTCCGGTTGGGCCGGTGAGATCTCCCTCGACCTCGACATGGTCTCGGCGATCGCCCCCAACGCGAAGATCATCCTGGTCGAGGCCAAGACCGCGTCGATGACCAACCTCGGCACCGCGGTCAACGAGGCCGTCAAGCTGGGCGCCAAGTTCGTCTCCAACAGCTACGGCGGTGGCGAGTCCTCCGCGGACACCAGCTACGACAGCTCGTACTTCAACCACCCCGGCGTCGCGATCACCGTCTCCGCCGGCGACTCGGCCTACGGTGCGCAGTACCCGGCCGCCTCGAAGTACGTGACCTCGGTCGGTGGCACCGCGCTCAAGCGCGACTCCAGCGCCCGCGGCTGGAGCGAGTCGGTCTGGTCCACCAGCTCCACCGAGGGCACCGGCTCCGGCTGCTCGGCCTTCGACGCCAAGCCGACCTGGCAGAAGGACACCGGCTGCGCCAAGCGCACCATCTCGGACGTCTCCGCCGTCGCCGACCCCGCCACCGGCGTGGCCGTCTACCAGACCTACGGCGGCTCCGGCTGGGCCGTGTACGGCGGCACCAGCGCCTCCGCGCCGATCATCGCCGGCGTCTACGCGCTCGCGGGCACCCCGTCCGCCGGCTCCGTCCCGGCCTCGTTCGCGTACTCGCACACCAGCGCGCTGAACGACGTCACCAGCGGCAGCAACGGCTCCTGCTCGCCGTCCTACCTCTGCACCGCTGGTGCGGGCTACGACGGCCCGACCGGCCTCGGGACGCCGAACGGACTGGCGGCCTTCACCGGCTGA
- a CDS encoding helix-turn-helix domain-containing protein has protein sequence MARKPRPIDPTEGPLQAFAHDLRSVREQAGNPTYRALATTAGFSASTLSDAAAGMRQPTLEVTLAYVGACGGDVELWERRWTELNRTLTEQRVPAPDSPPEQQPAPEQAVKERSPEEQSAPAGDTAAAGTADSTADSAAETDTDTDTDISTLDQLASTPDSAQRRWAARRWPWQRRTTIVVAAAAAALALIGGVLATRLAVHQEPQAATVACGPDATPVTGATSRSTGNSSTTGTTGTGAGTPARFTGKTYDNGAHVHSGASLNAPTIRTVPAGCQLNFSSYCLGDVVWDRTGGSMDMRWFQLVGGGVVASAIIHGDPPGDLQPSSCPNDVPPPSSVALTVTRSTNIEGLVDLKATGTHLGIVGFAGYYASGTDAPSWHQLKLNGSLEKAFDYAWRLGSLSEAARAGQLRVVAVGCLGGGDPTDILDARLLSPGDATGQPAQLSAAERGTAEHAACRYPDTN, from the coding sequence TTGGCCCGCAAACCACGTCCCATCGACCCGACCGAGGGGCCCTTGCAGGCCTTCGCGCACGACTTGCGGTCCGTGCGCGAGCAGGCGGGCAACCCGACCTACCGAGCTCTTGCCACCACGGCCGGATTCAGCGCCAGCACGCTGAGCGACGCGGCCGCCGGTATGCGGCAGCCGACGCTGGAGGTGACGCTGGCGTACGTCGGCGCCTGCGGCGGCGATGTCGAGCTCTGGGAACGGCGCTGGACGGAGCTCAACCGCACCTTGACCGAGCAGCGCGTGCCGGCGCCGGACAGCCCGCCCGAGCAGCAGCCCGCCCCGGAACAGGCCGTCAAGGAGCGGTCCCCCGAGGAGCAGTCGGCCCCAGCCGGCGACACCGCTGCCGCCGGCACGGCCGACAGCACGGCCGACAGCGCTGCCGAAACCGACACTGACACCGACACCGACATATCCACCCTCGACCAGCTCGCCAGCACCCCCGACTCGGCGCAGCGCCGCTGGGCAGCACGCCGCTGGCCCTGGCAGCGCCGCACCACCATCGTCGTTGCGGCCGCCGCCGCGGCACTCGCCCTGATCGGCGGTGTGCTGGCGACCCGGCTGGCGGTCCATCAGGAGCCGCAGGCCGCGACCGTCGCCTGCGGCCCGGACGCCACCCCGGTGACCGGCGCCACCTCGCGCAGCACCGGCAACTCCAGCACCACCGGCACCACCGGCACCGGGGCCGGGACACCGGCCAGGTTCACCGGCAAGACCTACGACAACGGCGCGCACGTCCACTCCGGCGCCAGCCTGAACGCGCCCACCATCCGTACCGTCCCGGCCGGCTGCCAGCTGAACTTCAGCAGCTACTGCCTGGGCGACGTGGTCTGGGACCGTACCGGCGGCTCGATGGACATGCGCTGGTTCCAGCTGGTCGGCGGCGGCGTGGTCGCCTCCGCGATCATCCACGGCGACCCGCCGGGCGACCTGCAGCCCAGCTCCTGCCCGAACGACGTCCCGCCGCCCAGCTCGGTCGCGCTGACCGTGACGCGCTCGACGAACATCGAGGGCCTGGTGGACCTGAAGGCGACCGGCACCCATCTGGGCATCGTCGGCTTCGCCGGCTACTACGCCAGTGGGACCGACGCCCCCAGCTGGCACCAGCTCAAGCTCAACGGCAGCCTGGAGAAGGCCTTCGACTACGCCTGGCGACTCGGATCGCTGAGCGAGGCCGCTCGTGCCGGGCAGCTTCGGGTGGTGGCGGTGGGCTGCCTGGGCGGCGGCGATCCGACCGACATCCTGGACGCCCGCCTGCTGTCACCCGGCGACGCCACTGGGCAGCCCGCCCAGCTCAGCGCCGCCGAACGAGGCACGGCCGAACACGCGGCCTGCCGCTACCCGGACACCAACTGA
- a CDS encoding CHAP domain-containing protein — translation MVSSFTRLLRRISGAAAVILMLALVSLAPATTASAAAGGNAASLAAANIGKTAGTCANHPTTNSLGGSQFIHSCSGGYSGGPEYWCADFAEWVWQNSGFYTGGLTAAASSFYTYGQNNGTLHTSTSYSPQPGDAVEFGSIYDSEIHHVAIVSSVNSDGSITIANGDWNGTSGTGSMAGFAVSSSVVASTISAGQKSVGSEPSTVDTYDGYYIKAYTTPVASGSGNNPPPVTSGNPYSPSAVCGSGFGVIDSHDLNGAVIFLLYNSSTGQNCVTTLVSSPSSAVSLNATLAVQGGASGSNPGSFTYYAGPVTESAPSACVQWGGTYKTTSWTSGWTHCGGGSGAPGPVGSNIYTPTQVCGSGYGVIDSHDLGSAVVYLLYNGSTGNNCVTTLAKSAAGAVSMNATLAVQGGNSASNPGSFTYYAGPVVENAPNSCVQWGGSYQSTSWTSSWSHCGTGSPSPSPATGNPYSAAQVCGSGYSVIDTHNLGDATVYLLYNSATGDNCVTTLAANPAGAVSMNATLAVQGGNSANNPGTFTYYAGPVVEHAPSACVEWGGSYKTASWTSGWSHCA, via the coding sequence ATGGTGTCCTCCTTCACGCGTCTGCTGCGCCGAATATCCGGCGCCGCCGCGGTCATCCTGATGCTGGCTCTGGTCTCACTGGCCCCGGCCACCACCGCGTCCGCCGCGGCCGGCGGCAACGCCGCCAGCCTGGCCGCGGCCAACATCGGCAAGACCGCGGGTACTTGTGCCAACCACCCGACCACCAACAGCCTGGGCGGCTCGCAGTTCATCCACAGCTGTTCCGGCGGCTACTCGGGCGGTCCCGAGTACTGGTGCGCCGACTTCGCCGAGTGGGTCTGGCAGAACTCCGGTTTCTACACCGGCGGTCTGACCGCCGCCGCGTCCAGCTTCTACACCTACGGACAGAACAACGGCACACTGCACACCTCCACCTCGTACAGCCCGCAGCCGGGTGACGCGGTCGAGTTCGGCAGCATCTACGACTCCGAGATCCACCACGTGGCGATCGTCAGCTCGGTCAACTCGGACGGCTCGATCACCATCGCGAACGGCGACTGGAACGGCACCAGCGGCACCGGCTCGATGGCCGGATTCGCGGTCAGCTCCAGCGTGGTGGCGTCCACCATCTCGGCCGGCCAGAAGTCGGTGGGCTCGGAACCGAGCACCGTGGACACCTACGACGGCTACTACATCAAGGCCTACACCACCCCGGTGGCCAGCGGCAGCGGCAACAACCCGCCCCCGGTCACCAGCGGCAACCCGTACAGCCCGAGCGCGGTCTGCGGCAGCGGCTTCGGCGTGATCGACTCGCACGACCTCAACGGCGCCGTGATCTTCCTGCTGTACAACAGCTCGACCGGTCAGAACTGCGTCACCACCCTGGTCAGTTCGCCGAGCAGCGCGGTCTCGCTGAACGCCACCCTCGCGGTCCAGGGCGGCGCTTCCGGCAGTAATCCGGGCAGCTTCACCTACTACGCGGGGCCGGTGACCGAATCCGCGCCCAGCGCCTGCGTCCAGTGGGGCGGTACCTACAAGACCACCTCCTGGACCAGTGGTTGGACGCACTGCGGCGGCGGCTCCGGCGCGCCCGGCCCCGTCGGCAGCAACATCTACACCCCGACCCAGGTCTGCGGCAGCGGCTACGGCGTGATCGACTCGCACGACCTCGGCTCGGCCGTCGTCTACCTGCTGTACAACGGCTCGACCGGCAACAACTGCGTGACCACCCTGGCGAAGAGCGCGGCGGGCGCGGTCTCGATGAACGCCACCCTCGCGGTGCAGGGCGGCAACTCGGCCAGCAACCCGGGCAGCTTCACCTACTACGCCGGACCGGTGGTCGAGAACGCCCCCAACTCCTGCGTCCAGTGGGGTGGTTCCTACCAGAGCACGTCCTGGACCAGCAGCTGGAGCCACTGCGGCACCGGGTCCCCGTCGCCGTCCCCCGCGACCGGCAACCCGTACTCCGCCGCGCAGGTCTGCGGCAGCGGCTACTCGGTGATCGACACCCACAACCTGGGTGACGCCACCGTCTACCTGCTCTACAACAGCGCGACCGGCGACAACTGCGTGACCACCCTGGCGGCCAACCCGGCCGGTGCGGTCTCGATGAACGCCACCCTCGCGGTGCAGGGCGGCAACTCCGCCAACAACCCGGGCACCTTCACCTACTACGCCGGACCGGTGGTCGAGCACGCACCGAGTGCCTGCGTCGAGTGGGGCGGCTCGTACAAGACCGCCTCGTGGACCAGTGGCTGGAGCCACTGCGCCTGA
- a CDS encoding RNA-binding S4 domain-containing protein translates to MAVDEASVRVDSWIWSVRLTKTRSLAAAACRAGHVRVNGERIKPAQALRVGDEVRVRQENWDRVVVVARLISKRVGASVAAECFVDKSLPRPTAEQAGGFALRDRGAGRPTKRDRRSLEQLFGRPGG, encoded by the coding sequence ATGGCTGTAGACGAAGCTTCGGTCCGGGTGGACAGCTGGATCTGGTCGGTGCGCCTGACCAAGACCCGCTCACTCGCCGCTGCCGCCTGCCGCGCCGGCCACGTCCGGGTCAACGGCGAGCGGATCAAGCCCGCGCAGGCGCTGCGGGTGGGCGACGAGGTGCGGGTGCGCCAGGAGAACTGGGACCGGGTGGTGGTGGTCGCCCGGCTGATCAGCAAGCGGGTGGGCGCCTCGGTGGCCGCCGAGTGCTTCGTCGACAAGAGCCTGCCCCGCCCCACCGCCGAGCAGGCCGGCGGCTTCGCCCTGCGCGACCGCGGCGCCGGGCGTCCGACCAAGCGCGACCGCCGCTCGCTCGAGCAGCTCTTCGGCCGCCCGGGCGGCTAG
- a CDS encoding DUF2252 domain-containing protein: MTSPAERAKLGQDARKVVGRRSHGQWIPATGRPDPVAVLVEQGADRVPELLPIRYGRMAQSPFAFLRGAAAVLATDLAAGPNTGLVVQLCGDAHLLNFGMYASPERALLFDLNDFDETHPGPFEWDVKRLAASIAVAARQNGDRDSAARASAKASAEAYRTAMRRLAGMGELDVWYQKLDTSQVLPLLTGERRRRAEQNLERARRRTSLQAFEKLTELRDGRPRIIADPPLVQPVAVPEYRAVGKVFSQYRATLPEERRVLLDRFQLTDVAVKVVGVGSVGTRCFIVLLQGRDSRDPLFLQVKEAQQSVLAPFATGPVPDHQGHRVVAGQRLLQAAGDIFLGWTTGPGGRHFYGRQLRDMKGSAEVDRMTAGGLRAYAALCGHALARAHARSGDRIAIAGYLGGSDAFDAAIAEFAMRYADQTLADHGELVRAIADGTVPAQDA, encoded by the coding sequence GTGACGAGTCCGGCGGAACGGGCCAAGCTGGGGCAGGACGCCCGGAAGGTGGTCGGGCGGCGCTCGCACGGGCAGTGGATCCCGGCCACCGGGCGCCCCGACCCGGTCGCGGTGCTGGTCGAGCAGGGCGCGGACCGGGTCCCGGAGCTGCTGCCGATCCGCTACGGCCGGATGGCGCAGTCCCCGTTCGCCTTCCTGCGCGGCGCGGCCGCCGTGCTGGCCACCGACCTGGCGGCCGGCCCCAACACCGGCCTGGTCGTCCAACTCTGCGGCGACGCCCACCTGTTGAATTTCGGCATGTACGCCTCCCCGGAGCGGGCACTGCTCTTCGACCTCAACGACTTCGACGAGACCCACCCCGGCCCGTTCGAGTGGGACGTCAAGCGCCTGGCCGCCAGCATCGCGGTCGCCGCCCGGCAGAACGGCGACCGCGACAGCGCCGCCCGGGCGTCCGCCAAGGCGTCGGCCGAGGCCTACCGGACGGCGATGCGCCGCCTCGCCGGGATGGGCGAGCTGGATGTCTGGTACCAGAAGTTGGACACCTCCCAGGTGTTGCCGCTGCTCACCGGCGAGCGTCGCCGACGGGCCGAGCAGAACCTCGAACGCGCGCGCCGGCGGACCAGCCTGCAGGCCTTCGAGAAGCTCACCGAGCTGCGCGACGGCCGGCCGCGGATCATCGCCGACCCGCCGCTGGTGCAGCCGGTCGCGGTGCCCGAGTACCGGGCCGTCGGCAAGGTCTTCAGCCAGTACCGGGCCACCCTGCCGGAGGAGCGGCGGGTGCTGCTCGACCGGTTCCAGCTCACCGACGTGGCGGTCAAGGTGGTCGGCGTGGGGAGCGTCGGCACCCGCTGCTTCATCGTGCTGCTGCAGGGCCGCGACTCGCGCGACCCGCTCTTCCTGCAGGTCAAGGAGGCGCAGCAGTCGGTGCTCGCGCCGTTCGCCACCGGGCCGGTGCCTGATCACCAGGGCCACCGGGTGGTCGCCGGGCAGCGGCTGCTGCAGGCGGCCGGGGACATCTTCCTCGGCTGGACGACCGGTCCCGGGGGCCGACACTTCTACGGCCGGCAGCTGCGCGACATGAAGGGCTCCGCCGAGGTCGACCGGATGACGGCCGGCGGGCTGCGCGCCTACGCCGCGCTCTGCGGCCACGCGCTGGCCCGGGCGCACGCGCGCTCGGGCGACCGGATCGCGATCGCGGGCTACCTGGGCGGCAGCGACGCCTTCGACGCCGCGATCGCCGAGTTCGCCATGCGCTACGCCGACCAGACATTGGCCGACCACGGCGAGCTGGTCCGGGCGATCGCGGACGGGACGGTCCCGGCACAGGACGCCTGA
- a CDS encoding ABC transporter ATP-binding protein: MAPRTPQDSPAVELRAVQRRYGRGDRAVQALRGIDLALPRGSFTAVMGPSGSGKSTFLQCAAGLDRPDSGEVLLGGTEISRLSENKLTELRRSRIGFVFQSFNLLPSLTVQQNVLLPQRLAGGRPDRGRARELLTRVGLAEHGRRRPGELSGGQQQRVAIARALITSPEVLFADEPTGALDTRTAREVLQLLRQAVDQLGATVVMVTHDPLAAAHADRVLFLADGQLVDALDRPTPQAVADTMLRLTAAVPSSAGAAGAPKTAAW, from the coding sequence ATGGCACCCCGTACCCCGCAGGACTCCCCCGCCGTCGAGCTGCGCGCCGTGCAGCGCCGCTACGGCCGCGGCGACCGGGCCGTGCAGGCCCTGCGCGGGATCGACCTGGCCCTGCCCCGGGGCAGCTTCACCGCGGTGATGGGCCCCTCCGGCTCCGGCAAGAGCACCTTCCTGCAGTGTGCCGCCGGGCTGGACCGCCCCGACTCCGGCGAGGTGCTGCTCGGTGGCACCGAGATCAGCCGGCTGAGCGAGAACAAGCTGACCGAGCTGCGCCGCAGCCGGATCGGCTTCGTCTTCCAGTCCTTCAACCTGCTCCCCTCCCTCACCGTCCAGCAGAACGTGCTGCTGCCGCAGCGCCTCGCCGGTGGTCGGCCGGACCGGGGCCGGGCCCGCGAGCTGCTGACCCGGGTGGGGCTGGCCGAGCACGGCAGGCGTCGGCCCGGGGAACTCTCCGGCGGCCAGCAGCAGCGGGTGGCGATCGCCCGCGCCCTGATCACCAGTCCCGAGGTGCTCTTCGCCGACGAGCCGACCGGCGCCCTGGACACCCGCACCGCGCGCGAGGTGCTGCAGTTGCTGCGCCAGGCCGTGGACCAGCTGGGCGCGACCGTGGTCATGGTCACCCACGACCCGCTGGCCGCCGCGCACGCGGACCGGGTGCTCTTCCTGGCCGACGGGCAGCTGGTCGACGCCCTCGACCGTCCCACCCCGCAGGCGGTGGCCGACACCATGCTGCGGCTCACCGCCGCCGTTCCGAGCTCGGCGGGCGCGGCAGGGGCGCCGAAGACGGCGGCGTGGTAG
- a CDS encoding DUF6210 family protein, translated as MGDKDGETRYIFLDPDGSGSGLGWVAVIVAAPTGVVYRNQGGGHGCIPYEQEGYLIPLFGEGLDEELRGIFVGELDGWGSRGLDWPAPLLDRLRTAVGFHVYGSANREDLFPTPLVLDESRLTEADEAWIPVHTPDGPGQLVWENSD; from the coding sequence ATGGGCGACAAGGACGGCGAAACGCGATACATCTTCCTCGACCCGGACGGGTCGGGCTCGGGCCTGGGCTGGGTGGCCGTGATCGTGGCGGCGCCCACCGGCGTGGTCTACCGCAACCAGGGCGGCGGCCACGGCTGCATCCCCTACGAGCAGGAGGGCTACCTGATCCCGCTCTTCGGGGAGGGACTGGACGAGGAGCTGCGGGGGATCTTCGTCGGCGAGCTGGACGGCTGGGGTTCGCGCGGACTGGACTGGCCGGCGCCGCTGCTCGATCGGCTGCGCACCGCCGTCGGCTTCCACGTCTACGGTTCCGCGAACCGGGAGGACCTGTTCCCCACCCCACTGGTGCTGGACGAGTCCCGGCTGACCGAGGCCGACGAGGCCTGGATCCCGGTCCACACCCCGGACGGGCCCGGTCAATTGGTGTGGGAGAACTCCGACTAG